Proteins encoded in a region of the Vicia villosa cultivar HV-30 ecotype Madison, WI linkage group LG5, Vvil1.0, whole genome shotgun sequence genome:
- the LOC131602524 gene encoding protein NARROW LEAF 1-like isoform X1: MNRNRLDLRVVHHSGSTQSEESSLDLERNYYGHRNPSSSPVQLQTFAVGVQHSESNAAYFSWPTLSRWNDAAEDRANYFGNLQKGVLPETLGRLPTGQQATTLLELMTIRAFHSKILRRFSLGTAIGFRIRGGVLTDIPAILVFVAHKVHRQWLNHVQCLPAALEGPGGVWCDVDVVEFSYYGAPAQTPKEQLYTELADGLRGSDSCVGSGSQVASQETYGTLGAIVRSRTGSREVGFLTNRHVAVDLDYPNQKMFHPLPPSLGPGVYLGAVERATSFITDDLWYGIFAGTNPETFVRADGAFIPFAEDFNMNNVITSIRGVGDIGEVHVIDLQSPINSLIGRQVIKVGRSSGLTTGTIMAYALEYNDEKGICFLTDFLVVGENQQTFDLEGDSGSLILLTGQNREKPRPVGIIWGGTANRGRLKLRVGQPPENWTSGVDLGRLLDLLELDLVTTNEALQAAAHEHKNGSTVGIGSSNGESSPTVPIKEKIEESFEPFCLNMQQVPVEEEPSKIVKPSLRPCEFHIKNEIETVPNVEHQFIPTSYAGKSPVHQSYLKEDSEFKSLSELKNEPEEDNFVSLHLGEPEAKRRKHSSSPLSSKN; the protein is encoded by the exons ATGAATCGGAATCGTTTGGACTTGAGAGTTGTTCACCATTCTGGATCAACTCAATCGGAGGAGTCATCCCTGGACTTGGAAAGAAACTACTATGGTCATCGTAATCCTTCGTCCAGCCCTGTACAGTTGCAAACTTTTGCAGTTGGTGTTCAGCATTCTGAGAGCAATGCGGCCTACTTTTCTTGGCCCACCTTGAGTCGCTGGAATGACGCAGCAGAAGACAGGGCCAACTATTTTGGAAACCTTCAAAAGGGAGTGCTACCTGAAACCTTGGGTCGTTTGCCGACAGGACAACAGGCTACTACCTTGCTTGAACTTATGACTATTAGGGCATTTCATAGTAAGATATTACGGCGATTCAGTCTTGGCACTGCAATTGGATTTCGGATCAGAGGAGGTGTTTTGACTGATATTCCAGCGATTCTTGTCTTTGTTGCACATAAAGTTCATAGGCAATGGCTCAACCATGTTCAGTGCCTACCTGCTGCCCTTGAG GGCCCAGGAGGTGTTTGGTGCGACGTGGATGTCGTGGAGTTCTCCTATTATGGTGCACCTGCACAAACTCCTAAAGAACAATTATATACGGAGCTTGCTGATGGGTTAAGGGGAAGCGATTCATGTGTTGGCTCCGGTTCTCAG GTTGCAAGTCAAGAAACATATGGAACCTTGGGTGCTATAGTTAGAAGCCGAACAGGAAGTCGAGAAGTTGGTTTTCTTACAAATCGACATGTCGCTGTTGATTTGGACTATCCAAACCAGAAGATGTTTCATCCATTGCCACCCAGTCTTGGACCCGGTGTATATCTTGGTGCAGTTGAGAGAGCAACATCGTTTATTACCGATGATCTTTGGTACGGCATTTTTGCTGGAACAAACCCAG AAACATTTGTGCGAGCTGATGGTGCATTCATCCCATTCGCAGAAGATTTTAATATGAACAACGTGATTACATCTATAAGAGGTGTGGGTGATATTGGTGAAGTCCACGTCATAGATTTGCAGTCTCCAATCAACAGTCTTATTGGTAGGCAAGTGATTAAAGTTGGAAGAAGTTCTGGTTTGACTACAGGAACTATAATGGCCTACGCCCTCGAGTATAATGATGAGAAAGGTATTTGTTTTCTCACTGATTTTCTTGTCGTCGGTGAGAATCAGCAGACATTTGATCTTGAAGGCGACAGTGGAAGCCTCATTCTATTAACTGGTCAGAATAGGGAGAAGCCACGCCCCGTTGGCATTATTTGGGGAGGGACAGCTAACCGGGGTCGTTTGAAACTAAGAGTTGGTCAACCCCCTGAGAATTGGACAAGTGGTGTTGACCTTGGCAGGCTTCTTGATCTCCTTGAACTAGATCTCGTAACAACAAATGAAGCACTCCAAG CTGCGGCGCACGAGCACAAGAACGGTTCTACTGTCGGAATTGGTAGTTCTAATGGAGAATCATCTCCCACCGTGCCAATAAAAGAAAAGATTGAAGAGAGCTTTGAGCCATTTTGTTTGAATATGCAACAAGTTCCGGTAGAAGAAGAACCATCTAAGATAGTCAAACCATCATTAAGGCCCTGTGAATTTCATATAAAAAACGAGATTGAAACAGTTCCAAATGTAGAACACCAATTCATACCGACAAGTTATGCAGGAAAATCTCCAGTTCATCAAAGCTACCTAAAAGAAGACTCGGAATTCAAGAGTCTCTCTGAACTTAAGAATGAACCTGAAGAAGACAATTTTGTTTCCTTGCATTTAGGAGAACCTGAAGCGAAGAGAAGAAAACATTCAAGTTCTCCCTTATCATCAAAGAATTAA
- the LOC131602524 gene encoding protein NARROW LEAF 1-like isoform X2: MFSAYLLPLRWGILVLLAMLQGPGGVWCDVDVVEFSYYGAPAQTPKEQLYTELADGLRGSDSCVGSGSQVASQETYGTLGAIVRSRTGSREVGFLTNRHVAVDLDYPNQKMFHPLPPSLGPGVYLGAVERATSFITDDLWYGIFAGTNPETFVRADGAFIPFAEDFNMNNVITSIRGVGDIGEVHVIDLQSPINSLIGRQVIKVGRSSGLTTGTIMAYALEYNDEKGICFLTDFLVVGENQQTFDLEGDSGSLILLTGQNREKPRPVGIIWGGTANRGRLKLRVGQPPENWTSGVDLGRLLDLLELDLVTTNEALQAAAHEHKNGSTVGIGSSNGESSPTVPIKEKIEESFEPFCLNMQQVPVEEEPSKIVKPSLRPCEFHIKNEIETVPNVEHQFIPTSYAGKSPVHQSYLKEDSEFKSLSELKNEPEEDNFVSLHLGEPEAKRRKHSSSPLSSKN, from the exons ATGTTCAGTGCCTACCTGCTGCCCTTGAGGTGGGGAATTTTGGTTCTTCTGGCTATGTTGCAG GGCCCAGGAGGTGTTTGGTGCGACGTGGATGTCGTGGAGTTCTCCTATTATGGTGCACCTGCACAAACTCCTAAAGAACAATTATATACGGAGCTTGCTGATGGGTTAAGGGGAAGCGATTCATGTGTTGGCTCCGGTTCTCAG GTTGCAAGTCAAGAAACATATGGAACCTTGGGTGCTATAGTTAGAAGCCGAACAGGAAGTCGAGAAGTTGGTTTTCTTACAAATCGACATGTCGCTGTTGATTTGGACTATCCAAACCAGAAGATGTTTCATCCATTGCCACCCAGTCTTGGACCCGGTGTATATCTTGGTGCAGTTGAGAGAGCAACATCGTTTATTACCGATGATCTTTGGTACGGCATTTTTGCTGGAACAAACCCAG AAACATTTGTGCGAGCTGATGGTGCATTCATCCCATTCGCAGAAGATTTTAATATGAACAACGTGATTACATCTATAAGAGGTGTGGGTGATATTGGTGAAGTCCACGTCATAGATTTGCAGTCTCCAATCAACAGTCTTATTGGTAGGCAAGTGATTAAAGTTGGAAGAAGTTCTGGTTTGACTACAGGAACTATAATGGCCTACGCCCTCGAGTATAATGATGAGAAAGGTATTTGTTTTCTCACTGATTTTCTTGTCGTCGGTGAGAATCAGCAGACATTTGATCTTGAAGGCGACAGTGGAAGCCTCATTCTATTAACTGGTCAGAATAGGGAGAAGCCACGCCCCGTTGGCATTATTTGGGGAGGGACAGCTAACCGGGGTCGTTTGAAACTAAGAGTTGGTCAACCCCCTGAGAATTGGACAAGTGGTGTTGACCTTGGCAGGCTTCTTGATCTCCTTGAACTAGATCTCGTAACAACAAATGAAGCACTCCAAG CTGCGGCGCACGAGCACAAGAACGGTTCTACTGTCGGAATTGGTAGTTCTAATGGAGAATCATCTCCCACCGTGCCAATAAAAGAAAAGATTGAAGAGAGCTTTGAGCCATTTTGTTTGAATATGCAACAAGTTCCGGTAGAAGAAGAACCATCTAAGATAGTCAAACCATCATTAAGGCCCTGTGAATTTCATATAAAAAACGAGATTGAAACAGTTCCAAATGTAGAACACCAATTCATACCGACAAGTTATGCAGGAAAATCTCCAGTTCATCAAAGCTACCTAAAAGAAGACTCGGAATTCAAGAGTCTCTCTGAACTTAAGAATGAACCTGAAGAAGACAATTTTGTTTCCTTGCATTTAGGAGAACCTGAAGCGAAGAGAAGAAAACATTCAAGTTCTCCCTTATCATCAAAGAATTAA